A region from the Oceanidesulfovibrio marinus genome encodes:
- the hydG gene encoding [FeFe] hydrogenase H-cluster radical SAM maturase HydG has product MTVEILSRELHNFIDEGRIWDDIARAENPAPGLVRDVLEKGLEKKGLSPHEAAVLLKNTDADLDEEIFETARTIKKGIYGNRLVLFAPLYVTNECGNQCAYCGFNAKNEDLERRTLTMDELRKEVEALEDIGHKRLLLVYGEHPKLGAEWMADTVRTVYDVTSEKSGEIRRVNINCAPLDVEGFRTLGEVGIGTYQCFQESYHQKTYAHVHHAGRKTNFLWRLHALHRAQEAGIDDVAQGVLFGLFDTTYEVLGLLYHALQLEKDFGVGPHTISFPRIEPALGSELAFNPPHPTTDHQFKKIVAVLRIAVPYTGLILTTRETAELRKELLEVGVSQLSAGSRTYPGAYQDPNYDRPDVQQFCVGDSRSLDEVIHSIVTEHGYVPSWCTACYRLGRTGEHFMELAKQGFIQKFCLPNGLLTFKEYLEDYASERTRDAGMALLNQEVDSFPDPKFKGSLVRRLDRIQHGERDLYY; this is encoded by the coding sequence ATGACTGTCGAAATTCTGAGTCGCGAGCTGCACAACTTCATCGACGAAGGCCGCATCTGGGACGACATCGCCAGAGCCGAGAACCCGGCGCCCGGCCTTGTCCGGGATGTTCTGGAAAAGGGCCTGGAGAAAAAAGGGCTCTCCCCGCACGAAGCCGCCGTGCTGCTGAAGAATACGGACGCGGACCTGGACGAGGAAATTTTCGAAACGGCCAGGACCATCAAGAAGGGCATCTACGGCAACCGCCTCGTGCTCTTCGCTCCGCTCTACGTAACCAACGAGTGCGGCAACCAGTGCGCCTACTGCGGGTTCAACGCAAAGAACGAGGACCTGGAGCGCCGCACCCTGACCATGGACGAGCTGCGCAAGGAGGTGGAGGCCCTGGAGGATATCGGCCACAAGCGGCTGCTTCTGGTCTATGGCGAGCATCCCAAGCTGGGCGCGGAGTGGATGGCCGATACCGTGCGCACCGTGTACGATGTGACCTCGGAAAAAAGCGGCGAGATCCGCCGGGTGAACATCAATTGCGCACCTCTGGACGTGGAAGGGTTCAGGACTCTCGGCGAGGTGGGCATCGGCACCTACCAGTGTTTTCAGGAAAGCTATCACCAGAAGACATACGCCCACGTGCACCACGCCGGCCGGAAGACCAACTTCCTCTGGCGGCTCCACGCCCTGCACCGGGCACAGGAAGCCGGCATCGATGATGTGGCCCAGGGCGTGCTCTTCGGCCTGTTCGACACCACCTACGAGGTCCTCGGTCTGCTCTACCACGCCCTGCAGCTGGAAAAGGACTTCGGCGTGGGACCGCACACCATCTCCTTCCCGCGCATCGAGCCGGCCCTCGGCTCCGAGCTGGCCTTCAACCCGCCCCACCCCACTACGGACCACCAGTTCAAGAAGATCGTGGCCGTACTGCGCATCGCCGTGCCGTACACCGGCCTGATCCTGACCACGCGGGAGACGGCGGAGCTGCGTAAGGAGCTGCTGGAGGTTGGCGTCTCCCAGCTCTCAGCCGGGTCGCGCACCTATCCCGGCGCCTACCAGGACCCCAACTACGACCGCCCGGATGTTCAACAGTTCTGCGTAGGCGACAGCCGCTCCCTGGACGAGGTCATCCACTCCATCGTCACGGAGCACGGCTACGTGCCCTCCTGGTGCACGGCCTGCTACCGCCTGGGCCGCACGGGCGAGCACTTCATGGAGCTGGCCAAGCAGGGCTTCATCCAGAAGTTTTGCCTGCCCAACGGCTTGCTGACCTTCAAGGAGTACCTGGAAGACTACGCCTCCGAGCGCACCAGGGACGCTGGTATGGCCCTGCTGAACCAGGAGGTGGACTCATTCCCCGATCCGAAGTTCAAGGGCTCCCTCGTCAGGCGGCTGGACCGTATCCAACACGGGGAACGGGACCTGTACTACTGA